A stretch of DNA from Odontesthes bonariensis isolate fOdoBon6 chromosome 2, fOdoBon6.hap1, whole genome shotgun sequence:
CTCATGCTGCTCCCACCAGCCAATCGCAGCCtgttgaagctgctgctggacttATTGCACCACACCGCTCGCAATCAGCACGTCAATAAGATGTCTGCTATTAATTTAGCCACAATGTTTGCGCCGCACATCATCTGGCCCAAAAATGTGGGGATTTTATCTATCCTTCCAGCTATTTTACGTACATTTTCCTAAATCTCCATgacaatattttctttttcgaCGTTTTTACGTTGCAGGTGATGGCGAGCGACCTTCAGGAAAACATGGAGAAACTGAATAAGGGTATTGCATTCCTCATCAGACACTCCCAAAAAATGTTCAAGGTATGATTTTCTTATCTGGTGTCTCAGCTCTTATTGTCGAGCTTTAGCTTGGCTCACTGTATTTATAATCTGTGTAAATGAACCTGTTTCCCGGATATATCGGATGCTTTTGCCTGTCTTGGAACTTTTCTTGTGGGTCATAATGAGGCGCATGCAGCTCTTGTCAGTCGGTGTCATGAATAGATTAATTCTCCCCCGAGGCAAAAATTGACAGGGAGATATGAGGTTGGAGCTGCCTCTTTCAATGTCAGCAGGATAACTCAAAAGCAATCCAGCCTAAGTTGATTAAATGTGCGGGAGAACGAGCAAAAGAAGAACCCGTTCAAGTTTGCTGCAGATTCAGATCACCTTCTTTAGTATTACGAAACAAGGGAGGTGGCCTTGCACTCTCCAAGTGTCCTTCTGGTTTATATGTTTTGTCCTTGCAAATGAACAGACCATTTGATACAAGTAGAGATGTTGCCAGGGTTACTGGAAAGCCAGACGGGGTAAAGGTAAAGAACAGAGAGATAGCATGTGACAGATATCCCTGGATTTGTGATATTTCACAACGATTTATTtccttcaggtttttttttttttttttttttcgcttcAACTTGTGAAATGTGAAAGAAATTCATGTAAATGCAAATAGATGCATGAAATCACCAGGCCTTGTCTTTGATTGCGATCAAGCTCTTTTAACACGCAGTATCCAAAGTTGAAGGGGTTCAGAAGTGCTTGGACAGATAATTATACCTCAAATTATGGGGGTAAATTGCGGTCTTTGAACTGCACACTTCCTTGTGAATGGTGTCCCTTCACagcagcccttttttttttcttcttctttaaagCCATCATCCTGCTGATTGATGAAATTCTTCCACTTTCTTTTGATGCATGTGGCTGAATGTCAGCACAGTGAATCCCCGAGCAGTAATCATCGGCATTGCCTTTGTCCCAGCCTAATTGCAGACCACGCACAGAACCGCCATGTTTGACGGTTAAAGCATATAGGGGAATGCTTTTAGGTCatggattctttttttcttctccacacTTTCCTTTCTCCATTACTTGGACAAAGTTTATTTCaaggtttatttatttctttatatttttttctaatctTCCTCTAGAACTCTGTCAGTTCCCCCTTGCGGAGCCCGATTACTCAGTGTCTGTGGTGAATTCTCTGATGTTACAGTTTTGATTTCTTCTCTTGATCACTGACGAGGGAACATGCCCGCCTACGTCCCAGGGAGCAGTCTTTTCTGATTGAGACATCCATGAAAATTGCTTCACTGCCACCTCTCAAGACCTGTGCTTCTCAGTATCTTGCTGTTGATCCTATTGTCAGTGTTCATCTCACATACAGTTCCTCTCCTTCTCTATGTACTAATTTGATTATACCCATTCAAACTGAGGTTGAGCCCTGGCATTTTAATAGATGTCCATTACTGTAGTTCAAATCAAAACGCTGAAATAACTAAATCTCAAACTCTTCAAATAGTCTGTCATGCTTTATGCCGAGAGTGACGTTATGAAATACTGTAtacaagtttgcttttttttttttcttttgttctttgcAGGCTCCTTTATATATCGAAGAATATGCCCGGCTATACTTCACAGGATCAAAAACTCTTAAGTTAAACGTAAGTGATTTTGTCTTCTGTTTCTAACGTAGGTCCTCTTAATGAAGAGTTGGGAGTATTAGTGCTCCTTCAGTAACATTTGAATATGGTTGCTTTAGGTTTTTTTTAGCGTTCACTTCATTGTACTTTGAGCCGGTATCTGCTCCTGGTTATGAGAAAGAACTGTCATCGGAGAGATCTGTGATGTGTTTTATCACACATCCTTTCCAGGATGACTTGACCCTCTGCTCTGGTACCAAAGACGGCCCTTTGGGTGCGATACCAGCCGCCTCGCCTTCTCCCCCTGTGAAAACAATCGCAGGTGAGATCAGCGACACCTGCTCCGTCGAGTCATCTGAGACTCAGAGTTACACCGAATCTGCCCTCAGAGAGCTGTACCAGCAGGTCAACAACATGCCAGAATctgccaagaagaagaagcttatCAGACAGGTATCTTGGTGTGACCGTTCTCAGAACCAGAGAAAAGAAATCTGTGCAATCTGCTTTCATAACAGCACGTAACGTGGCACATCTTTGTGTGTAGTTTGAAAAGCAGCCTGCGACTCCTTCGGCAGACTCTCGCACACCGTTCATCAGGAGACATTGGCGTTCGCGCTCTTTGGGTGGAATCATTAAGGTTTGTTGATGGCACTCCTGCATGGTAATCTCACACTGACGCAGACAGtttattaaaagcatcttttATGTTAGTTGTTACTAGTGATACCATCAGCTGATGTTTTCATGCAATGTTTAGCAATAGTTAAGCGAACTTTTATCTTTTTGCAGTTCATCCTTCAAAAAACAGAGTTCATCTCCTAGTAAtgactttttattcatttaacagAGGAAGGTGTTGGGAAGCCAAATATTAACCGAGAAAGAAAACGGCACTTTGCAGAATCTTCCACCCAGCTCCTGAACTGATGGGCAGGGAAGAGAATAATACACCGACTGTAGGGCAGTGAGTATTGCCTTGTTCCTTCATTGGATCatcccaaaatcccaaaaatGAATAATGCAGTACACCAAAGAAGAAAGATTGTCTGGTAATCACAGACCCTGAAGTAGCAAGTCAGTGCAATGAAAGTATATTAACTTGTAATCGCACATTAACACCAAACGATTCTCACATTTGTTCCCCTGGCCTGATGGAAAACTGTGCTGGGAGATGAGCGACCCTCTGAAAATCGGTTGTAATAGTTGCACCATGTGTCCACACATTTGGAAGCGTAGCCATAGCGGCACTTATCAGAGCAGCAGTGGCCGTTCTCCTAAAACGATGCAGTGGGTGCTGCTTTCTTCCACATTCTTTTTGTGTAAATTGACGGGCAAAACTTTGTGGAGCTGTCACTCCACATGAATCTAAAATAGGAGGCAGGGCTTTTGGTTTTTCAACCTCCTCTGTGGTGAAATCAGCTCCCAATTTAGGAACTCGACATAATGGGACACACAATTACCCTCTTGGTTTTTAATTCTCACGCTAAAACACATCTCTTTGAAACAACTTGTacttattttgctgatttttttttaattttttattttttttgtgtgcactCTGTATTTTTAGATGCTCCTTTTGGCTTTTGTactcttaaaggacaagaccgtttttttgacattgggcccttgatttcacattataacatgatgttctactcacccctgcttgttgttggtaatttggagctgttccgaagatattcgagaggcgtctggctgctctcttgagatattcggccatgaaacggtttcctatgggcaacgttatacaggcacaaactatgctgtttataatttattaattactgtacactagcactgataacgtggaggtgcgtcgcttacttaaaaaaatccgggttactgtaattttactgacgtcatcgtcgtgctactaccacagacagcccacagacctgctgcctatttattcattcggcggGTCTTGTTTGTCTTGGCCAATAAGGGACATTGAGCAGCACGCTCATGGCAGAGCCATAGATGGCTCTGACTCATGGGCTCCGAGTGCGTTCCAGGGCGGGCATGTTAGTTGGAAAAAAACTAGTTATTAGGCTACGGCCCAGATATTTCAGTGGCAGCTTAAAATTCGGCGCATTACGGCTTCCTAACTGTAATAAATTATTAAATATTGTTTATGAGTATTTAAACATATGTCAGCAAGCAGACAAGTTGCATGAATAATATCCCAAATGTTAACCCGTTTAGAAAAAGGCACTTTCATTTCATTCTGAATTAACGTCTGGAGATGAGAAAGCATTTCGATTGGACAGAGGATGCACGTGCTGGGCGAGCGAAATTTGACGTAGGGGCGTGGTCGCCAAGCTCCAGGAGCTCCCTGTACTACCAGGACAGCTGGTAATCTTCAGCCCCAATTTAGTGTCCCCAGCCGGGGTAAGTACCCTGGACCAACCTCCCTGGTCTGGAAGTAAACATGCTAACCCGGTTAGCTTACCTGGCTAGCTTAGAAAATCGAGTGGTCAAATGATAATTTGGAGTAACTTTCTTGTGCTACATCAGTTCGTGGTGCATTTTTACATCAATATATGGTATTCACAACATTTATTGTCACTTAGGCTCTTTAAATTAATCAAAAACTATAATGTAAGAAAGTGGAATTCCGAATAAACTTAATTCCGGTTCTGAAAGTGTTTACATGAACGTTAATTCCGAATTAAAAATTAGCATATAATTCTGAATTAACACCATCTTGTAAACGCAGCCACTGTGTAATATTTGTTACACAATAGTCGTCTATAAACAAAGGTATGTTATTTCATTAAAAAGTGTTGCTTAATTAATTGGTAATCACCTCCTCTATTTTAGACAGAGTGTAGTTACTGTACTTTGGACCAGTATTGCCCCCTACTGACCTGTCTTGGTATGGCTGCTGGGTATGCAGCTTTGAGTTAAATCAAGTTCAACATGCACCATGTTTTCAGAAATGCATTCTGGTGTTGAAATGTTGCATTGTGGTTCAATACCCACCTCAATTTCTAGCTATACTGCAACATCACAAGCCTAGAAGGCCTTTTTTAACCGCATACGCTGGTATTCATTTTTACAGCTAGAATCAAACATGGCCAGTTTCTTTCAGTCAATTTTAAGTGCTATACCAAGATGGAAATGATCTGTGTTTTCGTGAATAACACTATAGACATAAGGCAAAAATTAAAACATTATCTAAAATATGTCACTTGACAATAATGGTCATCCACAGAATATTAAATGTTTGAATAATGTGTCAAAATTAGGCCTATGTTACTTCacatatgcagtatgttgtgCGCCCCCCACCCCgttggaacagggaaaaaaaagttcaggctcaggattttttttcactATCACCCCTGTGAAAGTCATCTGAGTGACACTTGAGATGCTTGTCTCTTCTGCAGATTATTTTACCGCCCGATACGAATGCAGCATTGTTAACGAGTGCACATGAATTGAGATGATTGCCATCTCTCATTTgaccactagatgtcagtaATTGTTACAAACTGTTTCTTTAAGTGACGTTGCACATGTGCGTAATCACTCCTCAGTGCCACTTAAGACGCTACCGGTATGACTGTGACCGGAAATAAACTTCCATTTGAAAATCTTTAAAAGCGGTCGATGTTAATCCTGGACGACGAACATTTTTATGTAAAATGCAGAGTCGTGATTCTTTTAAAACGAGattaaaatatcacttaaaatgATGGGAAAACATGGACTCATGTCATGAAGGGGTTTTCCTTGAGTCGAAGAACTCGTCTGGTtctttgtctgtttgtggtacAACAAAGACTAATGATGCCTGATgccttttatttatatttatttacatatttttttcttctcctctctcctccaggATGACATGTCTCATCTTGAAGCTTCACAAGAAGAAACAAATGGTCTAATGTGGCGTACAGTTTGGAGCAGATGCCTCGTTTAACTCACCATTTACGCtccacttttttgttttttcctcaaagTTTGATACTTTCTGTAGAAATCCACTGAACGCCTTTGGCAGTTTATTGATTTGTAAGTACATCCCTGCAGTTTCCGGACATCTCTGAGGACgctgtgtgtttttgttataGGTCAGTTTCACTTTTGCGTCGCCTCGTGTTTATTTAATTAGAAATtgtaattgtatttattttcgtATCAGTCGTTTGGACATTTGGAGCCTTTGGATACTTTGCATCAGACTGTGATGTGCAGGTTCTCTGTCCATATCTTTGCTTTTAAGAGTCGTAGGTTACATAAGAGTAGAGCAAAGTAGTCTGGTCAGAGTTGTGCCTTAAAGTGAATATAATATCTTAAGCTATTGTGTGACGTAAGTCTTATTTTCgatttctgttttctttccaaGTTTGCGTAAATCTTTCTGGGGAATTCCTCTGCATGTGATTAAATTAAAGGAGATGAttctcaaacaaacaaagatggTGGCCGGCAAATACTGCTGGAAAGACCAAAGGGGGCCACTTTGTGCACTTTTTCCGCTCTTTAATGCAAATCTTTGTGTGAACCCTGATACTTTATACTACTGTTAGTTTGAGCTCTGTAGGTCTCTTGGGTTTTATTCTTATGCAACATtgtatatagtttttttttttttttttttttaagctttttgccTTTATGGTTTTACTTATTCAGAAAGAGTTTACTTGGGATTTTACATTTCAGtgcctttttatttttaatgctttcgATTTTTAACGTATTGAATTCAAAAGAAGAGGAATTTGTTATTCGCCTTCTgccagttttatttttttttattttcatatccAGCTGTTTACTGGGAGAATTTTAGCTTCCATCACCTACAAAGCCACCTGGGTGTCTTACTTTGAGTTTCGCTATCTTTCCAAAGCTGTTACAGTTTAATTATGTGACAATTGCTGCATTGCAACTGATGTAAACAGATGATATTGATGCTACTGTGAAGCTATGCAACTTACTGTAATTAAAATACATCAGGTCACGTtctaaaattgtctttttttttccatttgaaaagTTTTTGGAGGGTTTCTTTGGGAAAATGTTCTTATGTCTTTAGTACCAAGAGACGGAGTAACGAAGATGGATTCAGTGAAGCTGGACACGGTCGTCTCTAGTGGAGAGAATTGCATGTTAAAGATGTAAGACCCCAAAAAACAAAGAGGCCAAAGTAAGTATGTGCTGTACATACATACTTATTTATGTTAGCAGTGGCGTTGCCTGAGTCTGTGCGATGCTGTTTCATTAGAAGCCACAAGGTGATGCTGCTCAGTTGCAAATGACTGGTGAACGGGTGCTCTTAAGCACAGCGTGATGACTTTTGAGCCAGTCGAACCAACTGCTCATAGGACCGTTTAAGATGTGTCCATGTGCcactgtgtttgtgtatataacacacacacatatatatatatatatatatatatatatatatatatatatatatatatatattaaaaagacAATATTTAAATTTAATTAGAAGGAAAAATTCTTGCAAGCCTAACATATATGTGCCCAATAGCAACTTTTATAATAAAACGGTTTAAATATAAGGTAATATTTCTCCAAAAGATGATAAATGTCACTATGTTTCCACATCTCTCTTACTTTAACGCCCTCCATCTTCTCAGTAGGTAGCAGTGCCCTGTTGCCAGGAAGCAGGCAACAAGCTGCTTGTAAATCTTTTGGAGGTTGTGGTGGCGAAAGGGATGCCAAATGAAATTGAAATTTACATCAGTTTTAGGCGTATGACCAAAATATGACTAATGGTAAAAGCCAGAAACCTATGAGAGGGAAACCGAACTGGGGGGGGGGTCTATAGTAAGAGTGAAGAGCGCTTTCCACAACAGCAGGAATGTCTCAGTGTGTCATTATGGTGTCCATGTCAATGCATGCTGGGTATTGTAAGTATATGTTGTAAACATCTGCAAGAACGGGGCTGCTTTTTCTCATGTTCTCTAAATAAACAGCAGACAGGTTCCATAATAGGAAGTGTGTTGTTTTACAGCTGAAACTCTAGAGAAGTTATATTTAGTATACTTAATCCAAAAATGAGCATGGTGGCTGTGAAATCACTTGCTCAAACTGGTATTAACTTCAGATTTCCTGGTGTGCACACATTCGCATGCTTTGGTGAATGGGTGTGATTTGGCTTCAAGTCGATGCACTAAAATGCCTTTGGAGGTTAATCCTGTGATTGTAATATAGAATATCCAATTCGAGATCAtttattttaaaaggaaaacacTACTTGGGATACTCTCGCACGCCGTGGCGCACAGgtgatttattttcaacagtctggacagtttttcttgttttttttttccccctttgttGTAAGCACAGCTCATTGAAATTTAAACCCAATTTTCTGAATACTAAATGTATCCTCCGTATTGTTCATCACAATCAAGCAGAGCACGCAGGACCAAAGAGATTCGTTTCCTCTGTTCAGCCACGGAGCAGCTGCTTACTTTATTTTGGATGCctttcactattttttttcctgtaggGAGACGGTTATTAAACTTCCCTAGGTTCAGTGGTAatgttcagattttttttcttccagttgGATTATATTGCAGATCGTCGTGTGAGACGACTCTTGTTGAGCTCCCATGTTTTTCAAATCCTACTTCGCCAGACGATTGTAATTGCTGCCATGTCCTCCCACGGCTTTCAGAGCTGCAGAATTATTCctgttgtgtatttgtgtgcatTCCTATCACGGCTCTGTGAGAGCGGAGGGATGTTGCCACCACCCCCCATTACCGCTAAACACCACTGTCTCCTCTTTAATTAGCCATTCATAGAGGGAAGATCTACACTGCATCGCACTGACATTTTTACTGGAACTAATGGAGCTTTTTTCCTGTGGCGTTTGATGTGTATATGCACCTGCATACACACTTATATGTACATGTTCAGAGATGGTCAAGCAACAAAGCAGACAGAAGCACATAAAGTCATATTATAGGTTTCGTCTTTCCTACttgtttttcttgatttttctttccacagtcttTGTTGGTTGTTCAGTTTATGTGGCTCATGATGTGAATGCTGGATTCACCCACAGAATGGCCCTGCTGAACTGACTCAAGCTAAGCACCATTATTCCTGAAGAAAGAGGTGTCTATTAGAGGCTGTACCAAACTTCAAGTAAAACTACATAGGAAATTCTACAACAACGGCCATTCTTAATCAATGCTGAATCGTGCTGAATGGCACGAAACGGATTTTGTGGTTGTCATTCCACAGTGAGGCGATGCTTTCTGTGTAAAGTCAGTTGCATGCAC
This window harbors:
- the LOC142399633 gene encoding rho GTPase-activating protein 19-like isoform X1, with product MTTKTDCQNNLRLDRRETKCSVFLSHVKPNANQPVIFNPDFFVERLRHEHPQAFADLVLSNITRLIDLPGDEFAQLTGESEPRVPSSGFLRSFNFLKRKEKGVVFGAPLTEEGIAQIYQLIEYLSKNLHVEGLFRVPGHSLRQAALREMLNAGTEIDLETGDFHPNDAATLLKAYLGELPEPLLTHRHYRAHLKIGELTRFDDKGEKTNVPDKERQIEAFQLLLMLLPPANRSLLKLLLDLLHHTARNQHVNKMSAINLATMFAPHIIWPKNVMASDLQENMEKLNKGIAFLIRHSQKMFKAPLYIEEYARLYFTGSKTLKLNDDLTLCSGTKDGPLGAIPAASPSPPVKTIAGEISDTCSVESSETQSYTESALRELYQQVNNMPESAKKKKLIRQFEKQPATPSADSRTPFIRRHWRSRSLGGIIKRKVLGSQILTEKENGTLQNLPPSS
- the LOC142399633 gene encoding rho GTPase-activating protein 19-like isoform X2, yielding MTTKTDCQNNLRETKCSVFLSHVKPNANQPVIFNPDFFVERLRHEHPQAFADLVLSNITRLIDLPGDEFAQLTGESEPRVPSSGFLRSFNFLKRKEKGVVFGAPLTEEGIAQIYQLIEYLSKNLHVEGLFRVPGHSLRQAALREMLNAGTEIDLETGDFHPNDAATLLKAYLGELPEPLLTHRHYRAHLKIGELTRFDDKGEKTNVPDKERQIEAFQLLLMLLPPANRSLLKLLLDLLHHTARNQHVNKMSAINLATMFAPHIIWPKNVMASDLQENMEKLNKGIAFLIRHSQKMFKAPLYIEEYARLYFTGSKTLKLNDDLTLCSGTKDGPLGAIPAASPSPPVKTIAGEISDTCSVESSETQSYTESALRELYQQVNNMPESAKKKKLIRQFEKQPATPSADSRTPFIRRHWRSRSLGGIIKRKVLGSQILTEKENGTLQNLPPSS